The genomic segment ATTATGTATTGTTATTTTAAGTATACGTTGTTATACGCTTGGCGTCGAAGAAAGTTTCAACTTTTCCTTACGAAATGATAAACATATGGTCCTTCAAAAAAGGTCCAAGCTTTTAAACCAGTACCGCCACTTATACTTCCATACTACAATTTGGATACTATCTGTTTCACCTATCCCCAAAGACCCACAAGTGAAAAAAGACTGCCCAATTCGGACAGCCCATTTACACACTGGTGATAGAAAAAATCACCCAACTCTAAGATTAATTTGAATACCGGAAGGATCTACCGTTACAAATCCACTACCATTCAATTCCACTTTTCCATCTAATGCTTCCACTTTCGTAATCGCTTCTTTCAATGTAGCCTCATTCGGATAAATAAGCGTGTACGATTGAAGTCCAACATTTCCCACAGTTGGACGTGATACCCCTTCGCCATTCCATGTATTCAAGCCAATATGATGATGATACTTCCCGTTAGACATGAATAATGCTTGCGGATAGTCCGTAACGACTTCGAAGCCGAGTGCATTGTAGAATATTTCCGATTCAGGCAAATTGGCTACATGTAAATGTACATGGCCCATAACCGTTCCGACAGGAAGTCCATCCCACGTCTGCTCCCCACTTTCTGCAATAATACTTTCTCCGTCAAGCGCATCTGTACTCATTGCAACTTTTCCATTGTCCCAACTCCAAACAGCAGGATCACGATCTATATAAATTTCAATTCCGTTGCCATCCGGATCTGACAAATAGAGCGCCTCGCTCACAAGGTGATCCGCAGCCCCAATTCGTACATTCTGTTGGATGAAATGTTTAATAATTGCCCCTAAATCGGCTCTCTTCGGCAACAATAATGCAAAATGATACAATCCAGATTTATGCGCCTCTTTCGGCATAACATTTTCCGGTTGTTCAATAATCAGTAAAGGCGTCTTGCCATCTGCTGTCAGGACAACTTTAGCCGCGGCTTCTTCAAGTACTTTAAATCCAATTACCTCTTTATAAAATTGGACAGC from the Sporosarcina psychrophila genome contains:
- a CDS encoding VOC family protein, with the protein product MNFHTAPHTYTGEVHLNVLDINRAVQFYKEVIGFKVLEEAAAKVVLTADGKTPLLIIEQPENVMPKEAHKSGLYHFALLLPKRADLGAIIKHFIQQNVRIGAADHLVSEALYLSDPDGNGIEIYIDRDPAVWSWDNGKVAMSTDALDGESIIAESGEQTWDGLPVGTVMGHVHLHVANLPESEIFYNALGFEVVTDYPQALFMSNGKYHHHIGLNTWNGEGVSRPTVGNVGLQSYTLIYPNEATLKEAITKVEALDGKVELNGSGFVTVDPSGIQINLRVG